In one Staphylococcus lutrae genomic region, the following are encoded:
- the trpB gene encoding tryptophan synthase subunit beta has translation MKRIQLEADDNGFFGEYGGKFVPETLIPAIEELKVAYEAAKHDETFQREYHHYLKDYVGRESPLTYAASYTEMLGGAKIYLKREDLNHTGAHKINNALGQALLARRMGKKKLVAETGAGQHGVASATVAALFDMELVVFMGEEDIRRQQLNVFRMRLLGAKVVPVTEGQGTLSDAVNKALQYWVAHVDDTHYLLGSALGPDPFPTMVRDFQRVIGDEIKTQLQAKEGCLPDAVVACVGGGSNSIGTFYPFVQDASVKLYGVEAAGEGVDSERHALAINKGKKGVLHGTRMYLIQDEQHQIKAAHSISAGLDYPGVGPEHSYYHDIGRVDYVTASDTEAMDALVRFTQAEGIIPAIESAHALSYVEKLAPQMSKDEILVVTVSGRGDKDMETIKNYLEGKEA, from the coding sequence ATGAAACGTATTCAATTAGAAGCAGATGACAATGGATTTTTTGGTGAGTATGGTGGAAAGTTTGTACCAGAGACATTAATTCCTGCAATTGAAGAATTAAAAGTTGCCTATGAAGCGGCAAAGCATGATGAAACATTTCAACGAGAATACCATCATTATTTAAAAGATTATGTGGGACGAGAATCCCCATTAACATATGCGGCATCTTATACGGAGATGTTGGGTGGCGCCAAAATTTATTTAAAGCGTGAAGATTTGAATCATACGGGTGCTCATAAAATTAACAATGCTTTAGGACAGGCGTTATTAGCGAGAAGAATGGGAAAGAAAAAACTTGTTGCAGAGACAGGCGCTGGTCAACATGGTGTTGCAAGTGCGACCGTTGCCGCATTGTTTGATATGGAACTGGTTGTTTTTATGGGAGAAGAAGATATTCGACGCCAACAACTGAATGTCTTTCGTATGAGATTGCTTGGTGCGAAAGTCGTCCCTGTTACGGAAGGTCAAGGGACATTATCTGATGCGGTGAACAAAGCTTTACAATATTGGGTGGCACATGTAGACGACACACATTATTTATTAGGATCAGCGCTCGGTCCAGATCCGTTTCCAACGATGGTACGTGACTTTCAACGTGTGATTGGTGATGAAATTAAAACACAACTTCAAGCGAAAGAGGGATGTCTGCCAGATGCGGTCGTTGCTTGTGTTGGAGGCGGTTCGAACTCGATTGGGACGTTTTATCCTTTTGTACAAGATGCGAGTGTAAAGTTGTACGGGGTGGAAGCTGCGGGTGAAGGCGTCGACTCGGAACGACATGCATTAGCGATAAATAAAGGTAAAAAAGGTGTGCTACATGGAACGAGAATGTATTTAATTCAAGATGAACAGCATCAAATTAAGGCAGCCCATTCTATTTCAGCAGGTTTAGATTATCCAGGTGTTGGACCTGAACATAGTTATTATCATGATATCGGTCGAGTGGATTATGTGACGGCCAGTGATACCGAAGCGATGGACGCGTTAGTTCGTTTTACTCAAGCAGAAGGGATTATTCCAGCGATTGAAAGTGCACATGCATTAAGCTACGTTGAAAAGCTTGCCCCTCAAATGTCAAAGGATGAGATCTTAGTTGTCACAGTGTCAGGTCGAGGTGACAAAGATATGGAAACAATCAAAAATTATCTAGAAGGAAAGGAAGCATAA
- a CDS encoding phosphoribosylanthranilate isomerase codes for MYLKYCGFTREEDIEHAIQCDIQAIGFITYPKSKRYVDLSRLAQLSRSIPETIDVVAVTVNASMDELSALVEQTAINTLQFHGDESPEQLMAFQQRYPEIQIFKALPAGPLLNAHIQIYQPIVDRILIDTPSSNWGGTGETFDWQQLHALTTRDYLVAGGFNIDNIQDFLDAYPNVAGMDIASGIEKETGIKDKVKMTKIATILKGE; via the coding sequence ATGTACCTTAAATATTGTGGCTTTACGCGCGAAGAAGACATTGAGCACGCAATACAATGTGACATTCAAGCGATCGGCTTTATTACTTATCCAAAAAGTAAACGATATGTTGATCTGTCACGTCTGGCGCAACTGTCTCGTTCAATACCCGAAACGATAGATGTCGTGGCGGTAACAGTGAATGCATCGATGGATGAACTGAGCGCGCTTGTGGAACAGACCGCCATCAATACGCTCCAGTTTCATGGTGATGAATCACCGGAACAACTGATGGCGTTTCAGCAACGTTATCCAGAGATTCAAATTTTTAAAGCACTTCCCGCAGGCCCTTTGTTAAATGCGCACATTCAGATCTATCAGCCGATTGTCGACCGAATTTTGATTGATACCCCGTCATCAAATTGGGGAGGAACAGGAGAGACGTTTGATTGGCAGCAATTACATGCATTGACGACGAGAGATTATTTGGTCGCTGGGGGATTTAACATAGATAACATACAAGATTTCCTTGATGCTTATCCGAATGTCGCGGGAATGGACATTGCAAGTGGTATCGAAAAAGAGACAGGGATCAAAGATAAAGTGAAAATGACAAAAATTGCAACGATTTTGAAAGGAGAATGA
- the trpC gene encoding indole-3-glycerol phosphate synthase TrpC translates to MTILDDIVVYKKKLLVEGYYDRLLDTLDGIDVSHKPTLAAQFERDETIGVIAEIKSKSPTVSDIPQRDLCTQLQCYTAGGASAISILTDEQYFGGSYERLATLTQHTDVPILCKDFMIDERQIDVAKKAGASIILLIVNILTDEALSRLYHYAIACGLEVLVEVHDKEELARAHRIQPQLIGINNRDLKVFKTDIRHTGEILTKRQPGVHYISESGIKTVADMETLVRTGISGVLIGETLMKADDPKAQLQAFKLKKEV, encoded by the coding sequence ATGACCATATTGGATGACATTGTTGTATATAAGAAAAAATTATTGGTTGAAGGGTATTATGACCGATTGTTGGACACACTAGATGGGATAGATGTGTCTCATAAACCGACATTAGCAGCACAATTTGAGCGTGATGAAACGATAGGCGTTATCGCAGAAATTAAGTCAAAAAGTCCTACAGTGTCGGATATCCCGCAACGTGATTTGTGCACACAGTTGCAATGTTATACGGCGGGAGGCGCTTCGGCAATTTCAATTTTAACAGACGAACAGTACTTTGGCGGAAGTTATGAACGATTGGCGACATTGACACAACATACGGATGTACCGATATTATGTAAAGATTTTATGATTGATGAACGACAAATTGACGTTGCTAAAAAAGCAGGGGCATCTATCATTTTATTAATTGTGAATATATTGACGGATGAAGCTTTGTCGCGTTTATATCATTATGCTATCGCATGTGGGTTAGAAGTATTAGTCGAAGTCCATGACAAGGAAGAGTTGGCTCGTGCGCATCGGATACAGCCTCAACTGATAGGCATCAACAATAGAGACTTAAAGGTATTCAAAACGGATATTCGGCATACAGGTGAAATCTTAACGAAGCGTCAACCGGGTGTACACTATATTTCTGAAAGTGGTATTAAAACCGTTGCTGATATGGAAACGCTCGTACGTACGGGGATATCCGGTGTACTGATTGGTGAAACATTAATGAAAGCCGACGATCCAAAAGCACAGCTCCAAGCTTTCAAATTGAAGAAAGAGGTGTGA
- the trpD gene encoding anthranilate phosphoribosyltransferase → MTLLNKIMNFETLNHSEMSQFVGTLLSETTPLEDKVALLVAYTMKGETTDELYALCESLIHTMYTEQPRYPGSMCVCGTGGDGSNSFNISTTVSFVAASGGIEVVKHGNKSVTSRSGGMDLLQVMGIATTPVQQVMAQLKATHLAFVSATESYPVMKHMQPVRVKVGRPTILNLVGPIINPFALDYQAMGVFDASKMLEIAEVLYRLGRKRAIVMHGANGMDEATLSGDNRIVEMDQTQGIREYTVNAIDYGLRYAPDTALRGGTPEENKAITLNILNGSDRTVRRDVVLLNAGLAFYTAEVTATIEEGIAHAVNCIDSGAAYRQYEQARGVAV, encoded by the coding sequence ATGACACTACTCAATAAAATAATGAATTTTGAAACGCTGAATCATAGTGAAATGAGCCAATTTGTCGGCACGTTATTATCCGAAACAACGCCTTTAGAAGACAAGGTCGCATTACTTGTCGCATATACGATGAAAGGTGAAACAACAGATGAATTGTATGCGTTATGTGAAAGTTTAATTCATACGATGTACACAGAACAACCACGCTATCCAGGAAGTATGTGCGTATGTGGAACAGGTGGAGATGGTTCTAATAGTTTCAACATTTCTACGACAGTCTCTTTTGTCGCGGCGAGCGGAGGGATTGAAGTGGTGAAGCATGGGAATAAAAGCGTGACATCACGATCAGGAGGGATGGACCTTCTACAAGTCATGGGGATTGCGACGACGCCAGTTCAACAGGTGATGGCACAGTTAAAAGCGACACATTTGGCCTTTGTGAGTGCGACGGAATCTTATCCTGTCATGAAGCATATGCAACCAGTGCGTGTCAAAGTGGGGAGACCGACAATTTTGAATCTTGTCGGACCGATCATTAATCCATTTGCACTTGATTACCAAGCGATGGGCGTATTTGATGCCTCTAAAATGTTAGAAATCGCAGAAGTATTGTATCGATTAGGACGTAAAAGAGCGATTGTCATGCATGGTGCAAATGGTATGGATGAAGCGACATTATCAGGTGATAATAGAATCGTTGAAATGGATCAAACACAAGGTATCCGGGAATATACGGTTAATGCAATCGATTATGGTCTACGATATGCGCCGGATACTGCGCTTCGAGGGGGAACGCCAGAAGAAAATAAAGCAATAACGCTCAACATTTTAAATGGTTCGGATCGCACTGTACGTCGTGACGTAGTATTACTGAATGCAGGACTTGCATTTTATACTGCTGAGGTAACAGCAACGATTGAAGAAGGCATTGCACATGCAGTGAACTGTATTGATTCAGGTGCGGCGTATCGACAATATGAACAAGCGAGAGGTGTTGCGGTATGA
- a CDS encoding anthranilate synthase component II, which produces MILVIDNYDSFTYNLVDMFRQRTHVIVKYPDDETLFDIQPTAVVISPGPGHPEDTTRLHEIIDHFKSLPILGICLGAQALYCYYGGMVIVADKVMHGKIDVLQFGEPTPLYAGISEHSEIMRYHSLICDRHSLPNDLKITGRTTDSIQSFEHKKHPHYGIQYHPESFASQDVASVIDNFLIIVKKGVLKHDTTQ; this is translated from the coding sequence ATGATATTAGTTATCGATAATTATGATTCGTTCACTTACAACTTGGTGGATATGTTTCGGCAAAGGACCCATGTCATTGTCAAGTATCCGGATGACGAGACGTTGTTTGATATTCAACCCACTGCTGTCGTGATTTCACCAGGACCTGGGCATCCAGAAGATACGACACGGTTACATGAAATTATTGATCATTTTAAGTCTCTCCCAATTTTAGGAATTTGTCTAGGTGCCCAAGCACTGTATTGTTACTATGGTGGGATGGTCATCGTTGCGGATAAAGTGATGCACGGTAAAATAGATGTGCTTCAGTTTGGCGAACCGACCCCATTGTACGCTGGGATATCAGAACATTCTGAAATCATGCGTTACCATTCACTCATATGTGACAGGCATTCACTGCCAAATGATTTAAAAATAACAGGTCGGACAACGGACAGTATTCAATCTTTTGAACATAAAAAGCATCCTCATTACGGGATTCAATACCATCCTGAATCGTTTGCCAGTCAAGATGTAGCAAGTGTAATTGATAACTTTTTAATCATTGTAAAGAAAGGTGTGTTGAAACATGACACTACTCAATAA
- a CDS encoding anthranilate synthase component I produces the protein MDMIYQILDAPINPETLARHRQHKIVFESATTSQTKGRYSVVAFDTYGEVTLTESNLEVKTPQHHFHETTAPFEKLKAFVGDYHAMIDSDELRALPFISGFMGYCSFDLVRHAFPMLQQYEAKETGHHDVHFYMIESVYVFDHYKEQIYVIVTNLFSGASQAEMAARLQQMIDEFDNIQLFETTEVPELPTKVIETNVDADTFIAQVQQFKALIQRGDMFQVVPSRIYRYAHHFGSQRYALTYQLYQKLKRNNPSPYMFYVNMGGPILVGSSPESFVKVKAGKVMTNPIAGTTKRGMTEEEDQRLAQILLNDEKELSEHRMLVDLGRNDILRIAQPGTLQLPKLMIIERYEHVMHIVSEVTGDVDPTLSPIDVIASLLPTGTVSGAPKLRAVQRIYENQPLKRGVYSGGVGYINCDHTLDLALAIRTMVIDEIFVNVEAGCGVVYDSIPEKELEETRLKAKSLLEVTL, from the coding sequence ATGGATATGATATATCAAATTTTAGACGCGCCAATTAATCCAGAAACGTTGGCTCGGCATCGTCAACATAAGATTGTCTTCGAAAGTGCGACGACATCGCAGACAAAAGGGCGTTATTCTGTTGTCGCCTTTGATACATATGGTGAAGTCACTTTAACTGAATCGAATTTAGAGGTTAAGACGCCGCAACACCATTTTCATGAAACAACGGCACCATTTGAAAAACTCAAAGCATTCGTAGGAGATTATCATGCGATGATTGATAGCGATGAACTTCGAGCATTGCCCTTTATTTCAGGTTTCATGGGGTATTGCAGTTTCGATTTAGTCCGTCATGCCTTTCCGATGCTTCAACAATATGAAGCGAAAGAGACAGGACATCATGATGTTCATTTCTACATGATTGAGTCAGTGTATGTTTTTGATCATTACAAAGAACAAATTTATGTCATCGTGACGAATTTGTTTTCTGGGGCATCACAAGCTGAAATGGCGGCGCGCTTGCAACAGATGATTGATGAGTTCGATAACATTCAATTGTTTGAAACAACAGAAGTTCCTGAATTGCCAACTAAAGTGATTGAAACAAATGTGGATGCGGACACGTTTATTGCACAAGTCCAACAATTTAAAGCACTCATTCAACGCGGTGATATGTTTCAAGTCGTACCGTCTCGAATTTATCGATATGCCCATCATTTTGGAAGTCAGCGCTATGCATTGACGTATCAACTGTATCAAAAATTGAAGCGCAATAATCCCAGCCCGTATATGTTTTATGTCAATATGGGAGGTCCTATATTAGTTGGAAGCTCACCTGAAAGCTTTGTAAAGGTCAAGGCAGGTAAAGTCATGACCAATCCTATCGCAGGGACGACGAAAAGAGGTATGACGGAAGAAGAAGACCAACGGCTTGCTCAAATATTGTTGAATGATGAGAAGGAACTCAGTGAACATCGCATGTTAGTTGATTTAGGGCGCAATGATATTTTACGTATTGCACAACCAGGAACGTTGCAACTGCCTAAATTAATGATAATTGAACGTTATGAGCATGTGATGCACATCGTTAGTGAAGTGACAGGGGATGTTGATCCGACCTTGTCTCCAATTGATGTCATTGCGAGTTTATTGCCAACTGGCACGGTGTCAGGTGCCCCTAAATTACGTGCAGTTCAACGGATTTATGAAAATCAACCACTAAAAAGAGGCGTTTACAGTGGTGGGGTCGGTTATATCAATTGTGATCATACGTTGGATTTAGCATTGGCCATTCGTACGATGGTCATTGATGAGATCTTTGTAAATGTTGAAGCAGGATGTGGTGTCGTCTATGATTCCATACCGGAAAAAGAATTAGAGGAGACGAGATTAAAAGCAAAAAGTTTACTGGAGGTCACACTATGA
- a CDS encoding alpha-keto acid decarboxylase family protein, whose translation MKKRVGQFLIDEIAKQGVDKIFGVPGDFNLSFLDDIEAHQTIDWVGNTNELNASYAADGYARIHGLAAMVTTFGVGELSAVNGIAGSFAERVPVIQITGGPTTAVEKAGSYVHHSLGNGQFDDYQKMYAHITAAQTVLSEENALIEVPRMIKVALEEKRPVHIHLPIDIAMREIEIPDNVGDAQATEEKDLSNIVEKVTKKLHDAKQVTLIVGHEINSFALQHEVQTVAERLNLPVAQLSLGKSAFNEESTQYMGMYDGEVAETAIRDYVDGSDLVLTLGAKLTDSATAGFSQKFPDEAVMMLNHHQVKIGDYETTEPTLAELIEVLKMIDFRYNGDFPQYQWPSASQADDVLNDAPLTQENYFKLMQTFVRKGDVILAEQGTSFFGAYNLALEASTTFIGQPLWGSIGYTLPSTLGTLLAAPQRRHVLLIGDGSLQLTAQEMSTMIRQKLNPVVFIINNEGYTVEKKIHGETAEYNNIQTWDYKLLPALFGNKAIPTYDVRTTNELKATMDRIEAQPNTMHVVEVHMDVLDAPETLDAISKAFAAQNE comes from the coding sequence ATGAAAAAACGAGTCGGTCAATTTTTAATAGATGAAATTGCAAAACAAGGTGTAGACAAAATTTTTGGTGTGCCGGGGGACTTTAACTTGTCATTTTTAGATGATATCGAGGCGCATCAAACAATCGATTGGGTAGGGAATACGAATGAATTAAATGCAAGTTATGCAGCAGATGGATATGCACGGATACATGGACTCGCTGCGATGGTCACGACTTTTGGTGTCGGGGAACTGAGTGCCGTGAATGGGATTGCGGGTTCTTTTGCAGAACGCGTCCCAGTTATTCAAATTACAGGAGGCCCTACGACAGCAGTAGAGAAAGCCGGAAGTTATGTTCACCATTCTTTAGGTAACGGTCAATTTGATGATTATCAAAAAATGTACGCGCATATTACAGCAGCACAAACCGTACTTTCTGAAGAAAATGCATTAATAGAAGTTCCGCGTATGATTAAAGTGGCACTTGAAGAAAAGCGCCCTGTTCACATTCATTTGCCAATAGACATTGCAATGAGAGAAATTGAAATTCCTGATAACGTGGGCGATGCACAGGCGACAGAAGAAAAAGATTTATCCAATATTGTGGAAAAAGTAACGAAAAAGCTGCATGATGCGAAACAAGTCACTTTAATTGTTGGTCATGAAATCAATAGTTTTGCCTTACAACATGAAGTACAAACCGTTGCGGAACGATTAAATCTACCCGTTGCACAATTATCACTGGGTAAGAGTGCGTTTAACGAAGAAAGCACTCAATATATGGGAATGTATGATGGTGAAGTGGCTGAAACAGCCATTCGTGATTATGTTGATGGTAGTGATTTAGTATTGACATTAGGTGCAAAATTAACGGACTCTGCTACGGCAGGATTTTCACAAAAATTTCCTGATGAGGCTGTGATGATGTTGAATCATCATCAAGTTAAAATAGGAGATTATGAAACAACAGAACCGACGTTGGCTGAACTCATTGAAGTTTTAAAAATGATTGATTTCCGTTATAACGGTGATTTTCCTCAATATCAATGGCCGAGTGCAAGTCAGGCCGATGACGTGTTAAACGATGCGCCATTGACACAGGAAAACTATTTCAAATTAATGCAAACCTTTGTCCGCAAGGGAGATGTCATCTTAGCTGAGCAAGGGACTTCGTTCTTTGGCGCATATAACTTAGCGCTTGAAGCATCAACGACATTTATTGGACAACCTTTATGGGGTTCAATCGGATATACTTTGCCGTCCACTTTAGGGACTTTGCTCGCAGCACCTCAACGCCGTCATGTATTGTTAATTGGTGATGGTTCATTACAGTTAACGGCACAAGAAATGTCGACAATGATTCGTCAAAAATTAAATCCAGTCGTATTTATCATTAACAATGAAGGGTATACTGTTGAGAAAAAAATTCATGGTGAAACAGCAGAATACAATAATATTCAAACATGGGATTACAAATTATTGCCTGCTTTATTCGGCAATAAAGCTATCCCAACTTATGATGTGCGTACGACGAATGAACTTAAAGCAACGATGGATCGCATTGAAGCACAACCGAATACGATGCACGTCGTGGAAGTTCATATGGATGTACTCGATGCGCCGGAAACACTGGACGCCATTTCGAAAGCCTTTGCAGCTCAAAATGAATAG
- a CDS encoding YeiH family protein: MSKIKGLLLTIGIALLATLLGRFFPIIGSAIFAMVIGMLLNNMLQLPNSFKPGIQFSNKKILHYSIILLGFTLSFKSIGTVGLQSLPILIVTLLTAFIVVTLIVKWLKIDLHTGILIGVGTSICGGSAIAATSPVIKAKEEVIAFSLSTVFLFNLVAVIIFPPLGHLFHMSQEAFGFFSGTAINDTSSVVAASALYGSKALEVATIVKLTRTLFIVPITIGLALWMAKKQPSSYAHEQRQIWQLIPNFIIWFILASLISTFLNFSEDVIAIFKQASLFFITIALAGVGLSVKFNQFKRAGIKPILLGFIVWASLIITSLIILSIIKI; the protein is encoded by the coding sequence ATGTCAAAAATAAAAGGTCTTCTACTTACAATTGGAATTGCACTCTTAGCAACGCTACTCGGCCGCTTCTTCCCTATTATCGGTAGTGCTATCTTCGCTATGGTGATAGGGATGTTACTGAATAATATGTTGCAACTGCCCAATTCCTTTAAACCTGGAATTCAATTTAGTAATAAGAAAATTCTCCATTATAGTATTATCTTGCTTGGTTTTACTTTAAGCTTTAAATCGATTGGTACTGTCGGCCTTCAGTCACTTCCTATCCTTATTGTGACATTGCTGACTGCTTTCATCGTCGTTACATTAATCGTAAAATGGCTAAAAATCGATTTACATACCGGTATCCTAATTGGTGTAGGAACCTCTATATGTGGGGGCTCAGCCATCGCAGCAACCAGTCCTGTCATTAAAGCGAAAGAAGAAGTCATTGCCTTTAGCCTTTCCACTGTTTTCTTATTCAATCTCGTTGCTGTCATCATTTTCCCACCACTCGGTCATTTGTTCCACATGAGCCAAGAGGCGTTCGGTTTTTTCAGTGGAACCGCCATTAATGATACATCGAGCGTTGTCGCCGCAAGTGCCCTCTATGGTTCAAAAGCACTCGAAGTTGCGACAATTGTTAAACTGACACGAACACTCTTTATCGTGCCAATTACGATTGGTCTCGCCTTATGGATGGCAAAAAAACAACCGTCATCATACGCGCACGAACAACGTCAAATTTGGCAACTTATTCCTAACTTCATCATCTGGTTTATTCTGGCATCGCTAATCAGTACATTTTTGAACTTTTCGGAAGACGTCATTGCTATTTTCAAACAAGCATCACTCTTTTTCATCACTATTGCACTTGCAGGTGTAGGTCTCTCTGTCAAATTCAATCAATTCAAACGTGCAGGCATCAAACCGATTTTATTAGGCTTCATCGTATGGGCATCACTGATTATCACAAGTCTTATTATTCTCTCCATCATTAAAATTTAA
- a CDS encoding sugar diacid recognition domain-containing protein — protein MIKQHWAQKVVKKASSIIKAEVLIANRSGQIIASSHTPRIGELHRAARHAIERNLPIEIEGDDVSFWNVQGPGIILPIERHGSVYGALLVSGDPDDIRAYTHLLKLNAEFIVDEELEHTSRFQETLSRTQMLAHLLFNPTVYFQTYQRKNMIERLGLAEEFAVALISTQSTSKSKTTALRDTLEALRLPGDDIIEISPQSYVYIVKSNPNRGKSHSELIEGFEKNVQSDVFKRTLITLGSFTTGVKGLVQSYHEALSLKALLDDLKIQEGLHTYKHYELATICNNIRKFTPDNESSLVANYKKLLHLGEDKYLGETIEAYFRNHGKLVKTANDLFIHRNTLNYRIKKIHEITGWDPNTIDGIVLLRISQLLYEASE, from the coding sequence ATGATCAAACAACATTGGGCTCAAAAAGTAGTGAAAAAAGCATCATCCATCATTAAAGCTGAAGTACTTATTGCCAATAGAAGTGGTCAAATTATCGCATCATCACACACACCGCGCATTGGTGAGTTACATCGTGCTGCACGTCACGCAATCGAAAGAAACCTTCCGATTGAAATAGAAGGAGATGACGTTTCTTTTTGGAACGTCCAAGGTCCAGGCATTATCCTCCCTATCGAACGCCACGGAAGCGTTTACGGTGCACTGCTCGTTTCCGGTGATCCCGATGACATTAGAGCATACACCCACTTGTTAAAACTCAATGCTGAATTCATTGTCGATGAAGAATTAGAACATACCTCACGCTTTCAAGAAACATTATCTCGAACACAGATGCTTGCACATCTCTTATTTAACCCAACTGTTTATTTTCAAACCTATCAACGCAAAAATATGATTGAACGTTTAGGATTAGCAGAAGAATTTGCGGTGGCTTTAATTTCAACACAAAGTACAAGTAAATCAAAAACGACCGCGCTACGCGACACATTAGAAGCTTTGCGCCTACCCGGAGATGATATTATTGAGATTTCACCTCAGTCTTATGTCTATATCGTGAAATCAAATCCTAATCGTGGTAAATCTCATAGTGAATTAATTGAAGGGTTTGAGAAAAATGTACAAAGTGATGTATTCAAACGTACTTTAATTACGTTGGGGTCTTTTACGACAGGCGTCAAAGGATTGGTGCAATCCTACCATGAGGCACTATCGTTAAAGGCATTGTTGGATGATTTGAAGATTCAAGAAGGGTTGCATACGTATAAACATTACGAATTAGCAACGATATGTAATAATATTAGGAAATTCACGCCAGACAATGAGTCATCACTGGTCGCAAACTATAAAAAATTGCTCCATTTAGGTGAGGATAAATACTTAGGTGAAACGATTGAAGCTTATTTTAGAAATCATGGAAAGCTTGTGAAAACCGCGAATGATTTATTTATTCATCGAAATACTTTAAATTATAGAATTAAAAAAATCCATGAGATTACGGGATGGGATCCCAATACAATTGATGGCATTGTATTGCTCAGAATTTCCCAACTCCTTTATGAAGCTTCAGAATAA
- a CDS encoding FAD/NAD(P)-binding protein has protein sequence MIYEWVIIGGGVHATTIALQLRQLGLSTEQLRIIDPHPRLMAQFDRQTQRIGMRYLRSPLVHHCHPEPFDLKKFARKEGYVQPMKGPYQRPRLDMFFDHSRAWIDHFELERCHICQKGQHIVKRGAYWEVTLAQGQKIQAQHVVLAMGTHHTPLIPEIFQNQPDVQHIHSRTIDHHMEVSHVVGSGISAGHLVIKLITEHQDKTVHLWMKKPFDIHHFDADPAWLGPKNMKPFEALPLFERMRVNKVERHKGSMPRDMYMTLKNYEKLGRLVVHHEPIEQLTDHHIIAGDTQIKYDGIYLATGFVPDVMTQPLIQDIARLPEAQFVAGYPQVSKQLEWVPQIYVSGMLADLALGPFARNIMGGRQAALRIGKVYLEKRQALHNAVS, from the coding sequence ATGATATATGAATGGGTAATTATTGGGGGTGGCGTCCATGCCACAACAATCGCCTTACAACTTCGACAACTCGGTTTATCAACGGAACAGCTGAGAATCATTGACCCACATCCTCGTTTGATGGCACAATTTGATAGACAGACTCAGCGTATCGGGATGCGTTATTTAAGATCGCCGTTAGTCCATCATTGTCATCCCGAGCCATTTGATTTAAAAAAATTTGCGCGAAAAGAAGGATATGTACAGCCGATGAAAGGGCCATATCAACGGCCTAGATTAGATATGTTTTTCGATCATTCGCGTGCATGGATTGACCACTTTGAATTGGAACGTTGTCATATTTGTCAAAAGGGTCAACATATCGTTAAAAGAGGGGCATATTGGGAAGTGACATTAGCGCAAGGTCAAAAGATTCAAGCACAGCATGTGGTGTTAGCGATGGGGACACATCACACACCGCTGATTCCAGAAATATTTCAAAATCAACCTGATGTACAACATATCCATAGTCGAACGATTGATCACCATATGGAAGTGTCTCATGTTGTGGGCAGTGGGATTTCGGCGGGACATCTTGTGATCAAATTAATCACGGAACATCAAGATAAAACGGTACATTTATGGATGAAAAAGCCGTTTGATATTCATCATTTTGATGCAGACCCCGCTTGGCTAGGGCCGAAAAATATGAAACCTTTTGAAGCATTGCCGTTGTTTGAAAGAATGCGCGTTAACAAAGTGGAACGTCATAAAGGGTCGATGCCAAGAGACATGTATATGACGTTGAAAAACTATGAAAAATTGGGACGTCTCGTCGTGCACCATGAACCAATTGAGCAACTGACTGATCACCACATTATTGCAGGAGACACTCAAATAAAGTATGACGGTATTTATCTAGCGACAGGCTTTGTTCCTGATGTCATGACACAACCTTTAATTCAAGATATTGCACGTTTACCAGAAGCGCAGTTCGTTGCAGGTTATCCTCAAGTCTCGAAACAATTAGAATGGGTTCCTCAGATTTATGTGTCAGGCATGTTGGCAGATCTGGCTTTAGGTCCATTTGCGCGTAATATTATGGGTGGAAGACAGGCGGCATTGCGGATTGGTAAAGTCTATTTGGAGAAGCGACAAGCACTTCATAACGCGGTAAGTTGA